A part of Streptomyces sp. NBC_01210 genomic DNA contains:
- a CDS encoding glycosyltransferase, with the protein MPEIGISVVVPCCEENEVIETFRAALTAELEPIGEPYEICYVDDGSGAGTAERLREWAATAPQVRCTSFSRNFGNESAPLRPARVLPVAGTAAPKP; encoded by the coding sequence ATGCCGGAGATCGGGATTTCGGTCGTCGTGCCGTGCTGCGAAGAGAATGAAGTGATCGAAACCTTTCGTGCTGCCTTGACCGCTGAGCTCGAGCCGATCGGTGAGCCCTATGAGATCTGCTACGTCGACGACGGCAGCGGCGCCGGTACGGCAGAACGGCTGCGGGAATGGGCGGCCACCGCGCCGCAGGTGCGCTGCACCTCCTTCAGCCGGAACTTCGGCAACGAGTCGGCCCCCCTGCGGCCCGCCCGCGTCCTCCCCGTCGCCGGCACAGCGGCACCCAAGCCATGA
- a CDS encoding GtrA family protein has protein sequence MNPPALHQFAVFAAIGLANTAVYYAVYVVLNLWMPYLAAHALAYAVSLAGSFLLNSYITLRTRPTWRAFFRFPLSGLANLAGSGILLHLAVSRLRMDEQFSALVAGVLVMPVSFLITRWAITSGAKPEVARTIP, from the coding sequence ATGAACCCGCCCGCCCTTCACCAGTTCGCCGTCTTCGCCGCGATCGGCCTCGCCAACACCGCGGTCTACTACGCCGTGTACGTCGTGCTGAACCTCTGGATGCCCTACCTGGCCGCCCACGCACTGGCATACGCGGTGAGCCTCGCCGGGTCGTTCCTGCTCAACTCGTACATCACACTGCGAACCCGCCCTACCTGGCGGGCCTTCTTCCGCTTTCCACTGTCCGGACTGGCCAACCTCGCGGGCAGCGGCATCCTGCTTCATCTGGCCGTGAGCCGGCTGCGCATGGACGAACAGTTCTCGGCGCTCGTCGCCGGCGTGCTGGTGATGCCCGTCTCGTTCCTGATCACCCGCTGGGCCATCACCTCCGGCGCGAAGCCGGAGGTCGCGCGGACCATCCCATAA